In one Pseudomonas sp. R84 genomic region, the following are encoded:
- the rpiA gene encoding ribose-5-phosphate isomerase RpiA, with translation MTQDQLKQAVAQAAVDFILPKLDDKSIVGVGTGSTANCFIDALAQHKGAFDGAVASSEATAARLKDHGIPVYELNTVSDLEFYVDGADESDAHLNLIKGGGAALTREKIVAAVAKTFICIADASKLVPVLGEFPLPVEVIPMARSHVARQLVKLGGDPVYREGVLTDNGNIILDVFNLQITNPMELEAQINAIVGVVTNGLFAARPADLLLLGTSEGVKTLKAE, from the coding sequence ATGACCCAGGATCAACTCAAACAGGCAGTGGCTCAGGCCGCCGTCGACTTCATCCTTCCGAAACTCGACGACAAGAGCATCGTCGGGGTCGGCACCGGCTCCACCGCCAACTGCTTCATCGATGCTTTGGCCCAGCACAAGGGTGCGTTCGATGGCGCCGTCGCCAGCTCCGAAGCCACTGCCGCGCGCCTCAAGGACCACGGGATTCCGGTGTATGAGCTGAACACTGTCAGCGACCTGGAGTTCTACGTCGACGGCGCCGACGAAAGCGACGCACACCTGAACCTGATCAAGGGCGGCGGCGCCGCACTGACCCGCGAGAAGATCGTTGCCGCCGTGGCCAAGACCTTCATCTGCATCGCCGACGCCAGCAAACTGGTGCCGGTGCTGGGCGAGTTCCCGCTGCCAGTCGAAGTGATCCCGATGGCGCGCAGCCACGTCGCCCGTCAGTTGGTGAAACTGGGCGGTGACCCGGTTTATCGCGAAGGCGTGCTGACCGACAATGGCAACATCATTCTGGATGTGTTCAACCTGCAGATCACCAACCCGATGGAGCTGGAAGCGCAGATAAATGCGATCGTCGGCGTGGTCACCAATGGCTTGTTCGCGGCGCGTCCGGCAGACCTGTTGTTGCTGGGTACTAGCGAAGGTGTGAAAACCCTCAAGGCTGAGTAA
- a CDS encoding SdiA-regulated domain-containing protein, with translation MRRLARPKPLMIILSVIALIALIALGQYMRLFERAWFNLHTLWQPQSSESIGLDQYRVEIEARVIDGLDDDVSALTFDPVRKSLFTVTNKNSELVELSLEGKILRRIALIGFGDPEAVEYISADTYVITDERQQRLIKIHLEADTTFLDAADAEQMTLGVHMASNKGFEGLAYDSVGKRLFVAKERNPMLIYEVHGFPHFNPEKSYAVHVINDPKRDAGMFVRDLSSLQYDERSGHLLALSDESRLILELDVGGRPLSTMSISGGRQGLKKTVPQAEGIAMDDDGTLYLVSEPNLFYVFKKPAQP, from the coding sequence ATGCGTCGACTTGCCCGTCCCAAACCTCTGATGATTATCCTGTCGGTGATTGCCCTGATCGCATTGATCGCGCTCGGCCAATACATGCGCCTGTTTGAACGCGCCTGGTTCAACCTGCACACGCTGTGGCAACCGCAAAGTAGCGAGTCGATTGGCTTGGATCAGTATCGCGTCGAGATTGAAGCGCGAGTGATTGACGGGCTGGACGACGATGTTTCGGCGCTGACCTTCGATCCGGTGCGCAAAAGCCTGTTCACCGTGACCAACAAGAATTCCGAACTGGTCGAGCTGTCGCTCGAAGGCAAGATCCTGCGGCGCATCGCGCTGATCGGATTTGGCGATCCGGAAGCCGTCGAGTACATCAGCGCCGATACCTATGTGATCACTGATGAGCGTCAGCAGCGGTTGATCAAGATTCACCTGGAGGCAGACACCACATTCCTCGACGCGGCGGACGCCGAGCAGATGACCCTCGGCGTGCATATGGCCAGCAACAAAGGTTTTGAAGGCCTGGCGTATGACTCGGTAGGCAAGCGCTTGTTTGTTGCGAAGGAACGTAACCCGATGCTGATCTACGAAGTGCACGGTTTCCCGCATTTCAATCCGGAAAAGTCCTACGCGGTGCATGTGATCAACGATCCCAAGCGTGACGCCGGGATGTTTGTGCGCGATCTGTCGAGCCTGCAATACGACGAGCGCAGCGGTCATTTATTGGCGCTGTCGGATGAGTCACGGCTGATTCTGGAACTGGATGTCGGTGGACGACCGTTGAGCACGATGTCCATCAGTGGCGGTCGGCAGGGTTTGAAGAAGACCGTGCCGCAGGCGGAAGGCATCGCGATGGATGATGATGGGACGTTGTATCTGGTGAGTGAGCCGAACCTGTTCTACGTCTTCAAAAAACCAGCACAGCCCTGA
- a CDS encoding SdiA-regulated domain-containing protein → MSSQTQLKPTRRSRFALRWYVWLVLVIAAAYALAFAMHWDDRGVLWLQERFESQAEQKDSIWLPDYRVVIDAKPLKDMEKDEASDLSYNPQTKTLFSVMGKNPFLAELTLQGDVLRKMPLVGWSNPEGLTVMENGLMAIVDERQHMLSIVKVDADTRELNIADFPKYDLGPSKDQNKAFEAITWDSHNQQLLLGEERPPALFTWKSDGSQTLKGDKQKLASDELDIRNLSALAIDPRTQHTLVLSADSHLLLELDEKGEQVSFMTLLGGFNGLKNTIPRAEGVTMDEAGTLYMVSEPNLFYRFEKQQ, encoded by the coding sequence ATGTCATCTCAAACTCAGCTCAAACCCACTCGCCGTTCACGTTTTGCCCTGCGTTGGTATGTCTGGCTAGTGCTGGTGATTGCCGCTGCTTACGCTTTGGCGTTTGCCATGCATTGGGATGATCGCGGTGTGCTTTGGCTGCAGGAGCGCTTCGAAAGCCAGGCCGAGCAGAAAGACAGCATCTGGCTGCCGGACTATCGGGTGGTGATTGACGCCAAACCGCTGAAGGATATGGAAAAGGACGAAGCCTCGGATCTGTCGTACAACCCGCAGACCAAAACGCTGTTTTCAGTGATGGGTAAAAACCCGTTTCTCGCCGAGCTGACTCTGCAGGGCGATGTGCTGCGCAAAATGCCGCTGGTGGGCTGGAGCAATCCGGAAGGCCTGACCGTCATGGAAAACGGCTTGATGGCGATTGTCGATGAGCGCCAGCACATGCTGTCGATCGTCAAGGTCGACGCCGATACCCGCGAATTGAACATCGCCGATTTCCCGAAATACGACCTCGGCCCGTCGAAAGACCAGAATAAAGCCTTCGAAGCCATTACCTGGGATTCCCACAATCAGCAATTGCTACTCGGTGAGGAGCGTCCACCGGCGTTGTTCACCTGGAAAAGCGATGGCAGCCAGACCCTCAAGGGCGACAAGCAGAAACTCGCCAGTGATGAACTGGATATTCGCAACCTCTCGGCCTTGGCGATTGACCCGCGCACTCAGCACACACTGGTGCTGTCCGCCGATTCGCACCTGCTGCTGGAGCTGGACGAGAAGGGCGAGCAAGTCAGCTTCATGACCCTGCTGGGTGGCTTCAATGGCCTGAAAAACACCATTCCCCGCGCCGAAGGCGTGACCATGGACGAGGCCGGCACGCTGTACATGGTCAGCGAGCCGAACCTGTTCTATCGCTTCGAAAAACAGCAATAA
- a CDS encoding fumarylacetoacetate hydrolase family protein translates to MSYQHQYVDGTRIHFPIGKVVCIGRNYAEHAKELDNPVPTEPLLFIKPGSCVVELEGGFAIPTERGSVHYEAEIAVLIGKPLSTKPSREEVLDAISGFAPALDLTLRDKQAELKAKGLPWEIAKSFDGAAVIAPFVVGSTFADLTDIGIRLTINGEVRQDGNSSAMLNPIVPMIQHMAGCFSLQAGDVILTGTPVGVGPLNVGDDIVLELVGASSFNSSVR, encoded by the coding sequence ATGAGCTATCAGCACCAGTACGTCGACGGCACGCGCATCCACTTCCCGATCGGGAAAGTCGTGTGCATTGGCCGCAATTACGCCGAACACGCCAAGGAACTGGACAACCCGGTACCTACCGAGCCGTTGCTGTTCATCAAGCCGGGCAGTTGCGTGGTTGAGCTGGAAGGCGGTTTCGCCATTCCGACCGAGCGCGGTTCGGTGCACTACGAAGCGGAAATCGCCGTGTTGATCGGCAAGCCGTTGTCGACCAAGCCGAGCCGTGAAGAAGTCCTCGACGCAATCTCCGGTTTCGCCCCGGCGCTGGACCTGACCCTGCGCGACAAGCAGGCCGAGCTGAAAGCCAAGGGGCTGCCGTGGGAAATCGCCAAGTCGTTCGACGGCGCGGCGGTGATCGCCCCGTTCGTGGTCGGCAGCACCTTCGCTGACCTGACTGACATCGGCATTCGCCTGACCATCAACGGCGAAGTGCGTCAGGACGGCAACAGCAGCGCGATGCTCAACCCGATCGTGCCGATGATCCAGCACATGGCCGGCTGCTTCTCGCTGCAGGCCGGTGACGTGATCCTCACCGGTACGCCAGTCGGCGTTGGCCCGCTGAACGTCGGCGATGACATCGTCCTCGAACTGGTCGGCGCGAGCAGCTTCAACAGCAGCGTGCGCTGA
- a CDS encoding FAD-binding oxidoreductase yields MTSPALIDELKTLVEPGKVLTDADSLNAYGKDWTKHFAPAPSAIVFPKTIEQVQAVVRWANEHKVALVPSGGRTGLSAAAVAANGEVVVSFDYMNQILDVNLTDRTAVCQPGVVTEHLQNVAEEKGLYYPVDFASAGSSQIGGNIGTNAGGIKVIRYGMTRNWVAGMKVVTGKGDVLELNKDLIKNATGYDLRQLFIGAEGTLGFVVEATMRLDRAPKNLTAMVLGTADFDSIMPVLHAFQGKLDLTAFEFFSDKALAKVIGRGDVPAPFETDCPFYALLEFEATTEEVANSALETFEHCVEQGWVLDGVMSQSETQLHNLWKLREYISETISHWTPYKNDISVTVSKVPAFLKEIDAIVGEHYPDFEIVWFGHIGDGNLHLNILKPDNLSKDEFFAKCATVNKWVFETVEKYNGSISAEHGVGMTKRDYLTYSRSPVEIEYMKAVKAVFDPNGIMNPGKIFAV; encoded by the coding sequence ATGACCAGTCCTGCCCTGATTGATGAACTGAAGACCCTGGTCGAGCCTGGCAAGGTCCTGACCGACGCCGACTCCCTGAATGCGTACGGCAAGGACTGGACCAAGCACTTCGCCCCGGCGCCCAGCGCCATCGTGTTTCCCAAAACCATTGAGCAGGTGCAAGCCGTTGTCCGTTGGGCCAATGAACACAAGGTCGCGCTGGTGCCGTCGGGCGGGCGCACCGGACTTTCAGCCGCCGCAGTGGCCGCCAATGGCGAAGTGGTCGTGTCGTTCGACTACATGAATCAGATTCTCGACGTGAACCTCACCGACCGCACCGCCGTTTGTCAGCCGGGCGTGGTCACCGAACATTTGCAGAACGTCGCCGAAGAAAAAGGCCTGTATTACCCGGTCGATTTCGCTTCGGCAGGTTCCAGCCAGATTGGCGGCAACATCGGCACCAATGCCGGCGGGATCAAGGTGATTCGCTACGGCATGACCCGCAACTGGGTGGCCGGCATGAAAGTCGTCACCGGCAAGGGCGACGTACTCGAACTGAACAAAGACCTGATCAAGAACGCCACGGGTTACGACCTGCGCCAGCTGTTCATCGGCGCTGAAGGCACGCTGGGTTTCGTCGTCGAAGCGACTATGCGCCTCGATCGTGCGCCGAAAAACCTCACCGCGATGGTCCTTGGCACCGCCGATTTCGACTCGATCATGCCGGTGCTGCACGCTTTCCAGGGCAAGCTCGACTTGACCGCGTTTGAATTCTTCTCCGACAAAGCCCTGGCCAAGGTCATCGGCCGTGGTGACGTGCCGGCACCTTTCGAAACCGACTGCCCGTTCTACGCGCTGCTGGAATTTGAAGCGACTACTGAAGAAGTGGCCAACAGCGCACTGGAAACCTTCGAGCATTGCGTCGAGCAGGGCTGGGTGCTGGACGGCGTGATGAGCCAGAGCGAAACCCAACTGCACAATCTGTGGAAACTGCGCGAGTACATCTCCGAAACCATCTCGCACTGGACGCCATACAAGAACGACATCTCGGTCACGGTTTCGAAAGTGCCGGCGTTCCTCAAGGAAATCGATGCGATCGTCGGTGAACACTACCCCGACTTCGAAATCGTCTGGTTCGGCCACATCGGCGACGGCAACCTGCACCTGAACATCCTCAAACCGGATAACTTGAGCAAGGACGAGTTCTTCGCCAAGTGCGCGACCGTCAACAAGTGGGTGTTCGAAACCGTCGAGAAGTACAACGGCTCGATTTCCGCCGAACACGGCGTGGGAATGACCAAGCGCGATTACTTGACCTACAGCCGTTCGCCGGTTGAGATCGAGTACATGAAAGCGGTGAAAGCGGTGTTCGACCCGAACGGCATCATGAACCCGGGCAAGATTTTTGCGGTTTGA
- the serA gene encoding phosphoglycerate dehydrogenase, with protein sequence MSKTSLDKSKIKFLLLEGVHQSAVDVLKAAGYTSIEYLTGSLPEAQLKEKIADAHFIGIRSRTQLTEEIFDHAKKLVAVGCFCIGTNQVDLSAARERGIAVFNAPYSNTRSVAELVLAEAILLLRGIPEKNASCHRGGWIKSAANSFEIRGKKLGIVGYGSIGTQLSVLAEGLGMQVYFYDTVTKLPLGNATQIGSLTELLGMSDIVTLHVPETAATQWMIGEKEIRAIKKGGILINAARGTVVELDALADAIKDKHLIGAAIDVFPVEPRSNDEEFESPLRGLDNVILTPHIGGSTAEAQANIGLEVAEKLVKYSDNGTSVSSVNFPEVALPAHPGKHRLLHIHENIPGVMSEINKVFAENGINISGQFLQTNEKVGYVVIDVDAEYSELAQEKLQHVNGTIRSRVLF encoded by the coding sequence ATGAGCAAGACTTCTCTCGATAAGAGCAAGATCAAGTTCCTTCTTCTCGAAGGCGTCCACCAATCGGCTGTCGACGTCCTCAAGGCGGCGGGCTACACCAGCATCGAATACCTGACAGGTTCCTTGCCGGAAGCCCAGCTCAAGGAAAAGATCGCTGACGCTCACTTCATCGGCATTCGTTCGCGCACCCAACTGACCGAAGAGATCTTCGATCACGCGAAGAAGCTGGTTGCGGTCGGCTGTTTCTGCATCGGCACCAACCAGGTTGACCTGAGTGCTGCCCGTGAGCGCGGTATTGCCGTGTTCAACGCGCCGTACTCCAACACCCGCTCCGTTGCCGAGCTGGTGCTGGCCGAAGCGATCCTGCTGCTGCGCGGCATCCCGGAGAAAAACGCTTCCTGCCACCGTGGCGGCTGGATCAAGTCCGCAGCCAACTCCTTCGAGATCCGTGGCAAGAAACTCGGCATCGTCGGCTACGGCTCGATCGGTACGCAGCTGTCGGTTCTGGCTGAGGGCTTGGGCATGCAGGTGTACTTCTACGACACCGTGACCAAGCTGCCACTGGGCAACGCTACGCAGATCGGCAGCCTGACCGAACTGCTGGGCATGTCCGACATCGTCACCCTGCACGTTCCGGAAACCGCTGCGACCCAGTGGATGATCGGCGAGAAGGAAATCCGCGCCATCAAGAAGGGCGGCATCCTGATCAACGCCGCGCGCGGCACCGTGGTTGAACTGGACGCCCTGGCGGACGCGATCAAGGACAAGCACCTGATCGGCGCGGCCATCGACGTATTCCCGGTGGAGCCACGCTCCAACGACGAAGAGTTCGAAAGCCCGCTACGTGGCCTCGACAACGTGATCCTGACTCCGCACATCGGTGGTTCGACCGCCGAAGCGCAAGCCAACATCGGTCTGGAAGTGGCAGAGAAACTGGTCAAGTACAGCGACAACGGCACCTCCGTTTCGTCGGTGAACTTCCCGGAAGTGGCCCTGCCGGCTCACCCTGGCAAGCACCGCCTGCTGCACATCCACGAGAACATCCCGGGTGTGATGAGCGAGATCAACAAGGTCTTCGCCGAAAACGGCATCAACATCTCCGGTCAGTTCCTGCAGACCAACGAGAAGGTGGGCTACGTGGTGATCGACGTCGACGCCGAGTACTCGGAGCTGGCGCAAGAGAAGCTGCAACACGTCAACGGCACTATCCGTAGCCGCGTGTTGTTCTGA
- a CDS encoding DUF4399 domain-containing protein, with translation MKSFMSRAAFAGVLMGVSVLASAATPAPKGAEVFIVSPEDGATVSQTFTVKFGTKNVALAPAGDVTKNTGHHHLLIDAKEIVPAGSVVPTDANHMHFGKAQTQADIKLAPGKHTLQLELGDSGHMAFDPPIVSKKITVNVE, from the coding sequence ATGAAAAGCTTTATGTCACGTGCAGCGTTCGCGGGTGTGCTGATGGGCGTTTCGGTGCTGGCCAGTGCCGCCACACCGGCCCCCAAAGGCGCCGAAGTGTTCATCGTTTCTCCCGAGGACGGGGCCACGGTTTCGCAGACCTTTACCGTCAAGTTCGGTACCAAGAACGTCGCACTGGCACCGGCCGGTGACGTCACCAAGAACACCGGTCACCATCACCTGCTGATCGACGCCAAGGAAATTGTTCCTGCCGGTTCGGTCGTCCCTACCGATGCCAACCATATGCACTTCGGCAAGGCGCAGACCCAGGCTGACATCAAGCTCGCCCCGGGCAAACACACCTTGCAGCTGGAACTTGGCGACAGCGGTCACATGGCATTCGATCCGCCAATCGTTTCGAAGAAAATCACCGTCAACGTCGAATAA
- a CDS encoding transporter substrate-binding domain-containing protein encodes MRFLPGLICLLPLLSPLAHAELIDDINDRGELRIALEANTPPFNFKEGDTLTGFEVELGQLLAKELDVRADFIVTDEADLLQGVESGKYDVALNHIALTPELKDRFDFSESYGKVDSQLLAKKDEQPRPMVLVQALTEEKPKAAEPVELAIPFQKGNPAFQASLASAMERIKADGRLAALTEKWLKP; translated from the coding sequence ATGCGTTTTCTGCCTGGCCTGATCTGCCTGCTACCCCTTTTGAGCCCTTTGGCTCACGCCGAACTGATTGATGACATCAACGACCGTGGCGAGCTGCGTATTGCCCTTGAGGCTAATACACCGCCCTTCAATTTCAAGGAAGGCGACACACTCACGGGGTTCGAGGTCGAGCTTGGGCAACTGCTCGCCAAGGAGCTGGATGTACGCGCCGACTTCATCGTCACCGATGAGGCCGATCTGCTCCAGGGCGTTGAAAGCGGCAAGTACGACGTCGCCCTCAACCACATAGCACTGACACCCGAACTCAAGGATCGTTTCGACTTCAGCGAGTCTTACGGCAAGGTCGATTCGCAGTTGTTAGCGAAGAAGGATGAGCAGCCACGGCCGATGGTGCTGGTGCAGGCATTGACTGAAGAGAAGCCGAAAGCGGCAGAGCCGGTGGAGTTGGCGATTCCGTTTCAGAAGGGTAATCCGGCGTTTCAGGCCAGTCTTGCGAGCGCGATGGAGCGGATCAAGGCGGATGGGCGTTTGGCGGCGTTGACCGAGAAGTGGTTGAAGCCTTAA
- a CDS encoding DUF523 domain-containing protein yields the protein MDRILVSRCLLGHRVRYDGGASGPFDLLEQWIAEGRVVPLCPEIAGGLPTPRAAAEIPGGQGGEVLDGVAAVITTEGEDVSAQFLDGARQALALVQKHGIRVAVLKANSPSCGNLLTYDGTFSGVKVSGEGVTAALLKRHGVQVFSELELPQAALALAALD from the coding sequence ATGGACAGGATTCTGGTCAGTCGCTGCCTGCTGGGGCATCGCGTACGTTATGACGGTGGTGCGAGCGGGCCGTTTGATCTGCTTGAGCAGTGGATTGCCGAAGGGCGGGTGGTGCCGTTGTGTCCGGAGATCGCGGGCGGTTTGCCGACGCCACGGGCGGCGGCGGAGATTCCGGGCGGGCAGGGTGGTGAAGTGCTGGATGGCGTCGCGGCGGTGATCACCACTGAGGGCGAGGATGTCAGTGCGCAGTTTCTCGATGGTGCGCGGCAGGCGCTGGCGCTGGTGCAGAAGCACGGGATTCGCGTGGCGGTGCTGAAGGCCAACAGTCCTTCTTGCGGGAATCTGCTGACGTATGACGGGACGTTCAGTGGCGTGAAGGTGAGTGGCGAAGGGGTGACGGCCGCGTTGCTCAAGCGCCATGGTGTGCAGGTTTTCAGTGAACTGGAATTGCCGCAGGCCGCGCTGGCACTGGCTGCTTTGGACTGA
- a CDS encoding 2OG-Fe(II) oxygenase yields the protein MRGMQISSEHPLLLRIVDDLADHGWSQQNIFLPAGLTRELAAECRKREAEGELAPAAVGRGPFSEIREGIRGDHIQWIDPGQAEASDRYLNLMESLRGALNRGLFLGLEDFECHFALYPPGAFYRKHVDRFRDDDKRMVSVVVYLNDAWLPEDGGQLRMYLNEERVHDVQPTGGCLVVFLSGEVPHEVLPAHRERLSLTGWFRRRGNEPF from the coding sequence ATGCGCGGCATGCAAATATCCTCTGAACACCCACTGCTGTTACGCATTGTCGATGACCTGGCCGACCACGGCTGGTCGCAGCAGAACATTTTCCTGCCCGCCGGTTTGACCCGCGAGCTGGCGGCCGAGTGCCGTAAACGTGAGGCCGAAGGTGAACTGGCGCCGGCGGCGGTGGGGCGTGGGCCGTTTTCGGAGATACGCGAGGGGATTCGTGGCGACCACATTCAGTGGATCGATCCCGGTCAGGCCGAGGCCAGCGACCGCTATCTGAACCTGATGGAGAGCCTGCGCGGGGCGCTCAACCGTGGCCTGTTTCTTGGTCTTGAGGACTTTGAGTGCCATTTCGCGCTGTATCCGCCGGGTGCGTTCTATCGCAAGCACGTCGACCGTTTTCGCGACGACGACAAGCGCATGGTGTCGGTGGTGGTTTACCTCAATGATGCATGGCTGCCGGAAGATGGCGGTCAGTTGCGCATGTACCTGAACGAGGAGCGCGTGCATGACGTGCAGCCTACTGGCGGGTGTCTGGTGGTGTTTCTCTCCGGCGAAGTACCCCACGAAGTGCTGCCGGCGCACCGCGAGCGCTTGTCGCTGACCGGTTGGTTCCGCCGCCGTGGCAACGAGCCGTTCTGA